The following are from one region of the Longimicrobium sp. genome:
- a CDS encoding isocitrate lyase/phosphoenolpyruvate mutase family protein: MPVRPALATELLRLHHRDEPLLVMNAWDAASAMLVQELGFRCIATTSGGVAAAHGFDDGEHIPRDEVIAAVARIARVTRLPLTADLEAGFGATPADVAETVRLALEAGAVGFNLEDGIGSDGIRDAHEQAERLRAEREACIAAGVPDAVINARIDVFLHRIGDPAGRVEAALERAGIYAQAGASCAFPAGVREAEEIRALVAGSTLPVNVLVVPGVPTVAELAELGVRRISVGTGWLRCALRAARDAAIEVREQGTYDALLGTAARLVPA, encoded by the coding sequence ATGCCGGTGAGACCCGCGCTCGCGACGGAGCTGCTGCGGCTCCATCATCGGGACGAGCCGCTGCTGGTGATGAACGCGTGGGACGCCGCCAGCGCCATGCTCGTGCAGGAGCTCGGCTTCCGCTGCATCGCCACCACCAGCGGCGGGGTGGCGGCGGCGCACGGCTTCGACGACGGCGAGCACATCCCGCGCGACGAGGTGATCGCCGCCGTCGCCCGGATCGCGCGCGTGACGCGGCTGCCGCTGACGGCCGACCTGGAGGCGGGCTTCGGCGCCACGCCTGCAGACGTGGCCGAGACGGTGCGGCTGGCGCTGGAGGCCGGTGCCGTCGGCTTCAACCTGGAAGACGGCATCGGGAGCGACGGCATCCGCGATGCGCACGAGCAGGCCGAGCGGCTGCGTGCCGAGCGCGAGGCCTGCATCGCCGCGGGCGTCCCCGACGCGGTGATCAACGCGCGCATCGACGTCTTCCTGCACCGCATCGGCGACCCCGCGGGGCGGGTGGAGGCGGCGCTCGAGCGCGCTGGCATCTACGCGCAGGCCGGCGCGAGCTGCGCGTTCCCCGCCGGCGTGCGCGAGGCGGAGGAGATCCGCGCGCTGGTGGCCGGATCTACGCTTCCCGTCAACGTGCTCGTCGTCCCCGGCGTCCCCACCGTGGCCGAGCTGGCGGAGCTGGGCGTGCGGCGGATCAGCGTGGGGACGGGGTGGCTGCGCTGCGCCCTCCGCGCCGCGCGTGACGCCGCCATCGAGGTGCGCGAGCAGGGCACGTACGACGCGCTGCTGGGCACGGCCGCGCGCCTGGTGCCGGCTTGA
- a CDS encoding flavin reductase family protein, whose protein sequence is MHTVIDPAILYFGTPVVLVSSLNADDTPNLAPMSSAWWLGKSCMLGFGSRSHTPQNILRTGECVLNLPSAELAAAVNRLAKTTGSDPVPPHKQAMGYRHERDKFGAAGLTAAPADLVLPPRVLECPVSLEATLEAVHPMAVRDDERRGGLVALEVRIVRVHVHESIRMDGHPNRIDPDRWRPLIMSFQQLYGLGERAGHSRLAEIPEEAYRPGKRVRAPALTGAGAR, encoded by the coding sequence GTGCACACCGTCATCGACCCCGCGATCCTCTACTTCGGCACCCCGGTGGTGCTGGTCAGCTCGCTGAATGCCGACGACACGCCCAACCTGGCGCCGATGTCGTCTGCGTGGTGGCTGGGAAAGAGCTGTATGTTGGGCTTCGGCTCGCGCTCGCACACCCCGCAGAACATCCTGCGCACCGGCGAGTGCGTGCTGAACCTGCCATCGGCCGAACTGGCCGCCGCGGTGAACCGCCTGGCGAAGACGACGGGCTCGGACCCCGTGCCGCCGCACAAGCAGGCCATGGGCTACCGCCACGAGCGCGACAAGTTCGGCGCGGCGGGATTGACGGCGGCGCCCGCGGACCTGGTGCTGCCGCCGCGCGTGCTCGAGTGCCCGGTGAGCCTCGAGGCCACGCTCGAGGCCGTGCACCCGATGGCCGTGCGCGACGACGAGCGGCGCGGCGGGCTGGTGGCGCTCGAGGTGCGCATCGTCCGCGTCCACGTGCACGAGTCGATTCGCATGGACGGGCACCCCAACCGCATCGACCCGGACCGCTGGCGGCCGCTGATCATGAGCTTCCAGCAGCTCTACGGCCTGGGCGAGCGCGCCGGCCACTCGCGCCTGGCGGAGATCCCGGAGGAGGCGTATCGGCCGGGGAAGCGGGTGCGGGCTCCTGCGCTGACGGGAGCAGGTGCGCGGTGA
- a CDS encoding nuclear transport factor 2 family protein, with the protein MTHWMDMEIAETEIAGLADDWAAAELRGDAARLDALLADDFACVEARGRVVERAEWIERIEAGRLRWDRFGWMAETIRVFGESAIVVGRQEVAGTHAGWRVEDRCRGTQVWVDGDGGWRLAALHLTPIAE; encoded by the coding sequence ATGACGCACTGGATGGACATGGAGATCGCGGAAACGGAGATCGCCGGGCTGGCGGACGACTGGGCCGCCGCCGAGCTGCGCGGCGACGCGGCGCGGCTCGACGCGCTCCTGGCCGACGACTTCGCCTGCGTGGAGGCGCGCGGGCGGGTGGTGGAGCGCGCAGAGTGGATCGAGCGGATCGAGGCCGGCCGTCTGCGCTGGGACCGCTTCGGCTGGATGGCGGAGACGATCCGCGTCTTCGGCGAGTCGGCCATCGTCGTCGGGCGGCAGGAGGTGGCGGGGACGCACGCCGGCTGGCGCGTGGAGGACCGTTGCCGTGGCACCCAGGTATGGGTGGATGGCGACGGGGGATGGCGGCTGGCGGCGCTCCACCTCACCCCCATCGCGGAGTAG
- a CDS encoding PLP-dependent aminotransferase family protein codes for MAEAPSLLIPIAPDAREPLQEQIYRGLRDAILTGRLAPGARLPSTRTLAADLEVARNTVVPVYEQLRAEGLIAGRAGGGTRVVAVLPDAFLRVYGTDGHRTGARRPNGNGHGTNGNGSGNGKRIRLNIPSTGAATGGTMAPPRVSAAALAVGGVEMGCWKPGPPRTFRLGVPDHDAFPAELWGSLLARRWRRSGRDLLAAGDPRGFAPLREAIAEYVAAARAVRCTPEQVIVTGGAQPALSLAARALLNPGDLAWVEEPGYGAVKAAFLGVGARLVPVPVGPGGIRVDEGMKLAPSARLACVTPSNQHPLGGAMDLPTRIALLEWAGRHDAWIIEDDYDSEFRYTGRPLPSLQGLDPCERVVYVGTFSKTLSPALRLGFMVVPKALAGVIAGLRSGIDRYPPSLEQAVLADFIGEGHFARHVRRMRAIYSQRVTLFREIAAQELSGLLEVPPIEAGLRLLGWLPEGVSDLRVRDEALRRGVEVEALSVHRSEPAGRDGLLLGFAGYNGHATRRGMQELAAAIRACL; via the coding sequence ATGGCCGAAGCACCTTCGCTGTTGATCCCCATCGCCCCCGACGCGCGCGAGCCGCTGCAGGAGCAGATCTACCGTGGCCTGCGCGACGCGATCCTCACCGGCCGCCTGGCGCCCGGCGCGCGGCTGCCGTCCACGCGCACCCTGGCGGCCGACCTCGAGGTCGCGCGCAACACCGTCGTCCCCGTCTACGAGCAGCTGCGCGCCGAAGGGCTGATCGCGGGGCGCGCGGGCGGCGGCACGCGCGTGGTCGCCGTCCTCCCCGACGCGTTCCTTCGCGTGTACGGAACGGACGGGCACCGCACGGGCGCGCGGCGGCCGAACGGAAACGGCCACGGCACGAACGGAAACGGCAGCGGGAACGGGAAGCGGATCCGCCTGAACATCCCCTCGACTGGAGCCGCAACCGGCGGGACGATGGCGCCGCCGCGCGTCTCCGCCGCCGCGCTGGCCGTGGGCGGGGTGGAGATGGGATGCTGGAAGCCGGGCCCGCCGCGCACCTTCCGCCTGGGAGTGCCGGACCACGACGCGTTCCCGGCGGAGCTGTGGGGATCGCTGCTGGCGCGGCGGTGGCGGCGCTCCGGGCGCGACCTGCTGGCGGCGGGCGATCCCCGTGGATTCGCGCCGCTGCGCGAGGCCATCGCCGAGTACGTGGCCGCCGCGCGCGCGGTGCGCTGCACGCCCGAGCAGGTGATCGTGACCGGCGGCGCGCAGCCGGCGCTCTCGCTGGCCGCCCGCGCGCTGCTCAACCCGGGCGACCTGGCGTGGGTGGAGGAGCCCGGCTACGGCGCGGTGAAGGCCGCGTTCCTGGGCGTGGGCGCGCGCCTCGTCCCCGTTCCCGTCGGCCCCGGCGGCATCCGCGTGGACGAGGGGATGAAGCTGGCGCCGTCGGCCCGCCTGGCCTGCGTCACCCCGTCGAACCAGCACCCGCTGGGCGGGGCGATGGACCTGCCGACGCGGATCGCGCTGCTGGAGTGGGCGGGGCGCCACGACGCGTGGATCATCGAGGACGACTACGACAGCGAGTTCCGCTACACCGGCCGCCCGCTGCCGTCGCTGCAGGGGCTGGATCCGTGCGAGCGCGTGGTGTACGTGGGGACGTTCAGCAAGACGCTGAGCCCGGCGCTGCGGCTGGGCTTCATGGTGGTGCCGAAGGCGCTGGCGGGGGTGATCGCGGGGCTGCGGAGCGGAATCGACCGTTATCCGCCGTCGCTGGAGCAGGCGGTGCTGGCCGACTTCATCGGCGAGGGGCACTTCGCGCGGCACGTGCGGCGGATGCGCGCCATCTACAGCCAGCGCGTGACCCTCTTCCGCGAGATCGCCGCGCAGGAGCTCTCCGGCCTGCTGGAGGTGCCGCCGATCGAGGCGGGATTGCGGCTGCTCGGCTGGCTTCCCGAGGGCGTGAGCGACCTGCGCGTGCGCGACGAGGCGCTGCGCCGCGGGGTGGAGGTGGAGGCGCTGTCGGTGCACCGCTCCGAACCGGCCGGCCGCGACGGGCTGCTGCTGGGCTTCGCCGGCTACAACGGCCACGCCACGCGCCGCGGGATGCAGGAGCTGGCGGCGGCGATCCGGGCGTGCCTGTGA
- a CDS encoding OsmC family protein, producing MSGRAHRYEVKLEWTGNNGTGTSGYRAYERSHELSAGDKPPIPGSSDPVFRGDPKRWNPEELLIAALSACHQLAYLHLCADAKIVVTAYEDRADGVMVEDDKGGGRFERATLRPVVTIAPGGDAELARELHHVAHERCFIACSVNFPVANEPEIRVAEAAETAETAGV from the coding sequence ATGAGCGGACGCGCGCATCGCTACGAGGTGAAGCTGGAGTGGACGGGGAACAATGGGACGGGGACGTCGGGATACCGCGCGTACGAGCGCAGCCACGAGCTCTCCGCGGGTGACAAGCCGCCGATCCCGGGCTCGTCCGACCCGGTCTTCCGCGGCGATCCGAAGCGCTGGAACCCCGAGGAGCTGCTGATCGCGGCGCTCTCGGCGTGCCACCAGCTCGCGTACCTCCACCTCTGCGCCGACGCGAAGATCGTCGTCACCGCGTACGAGGACCGTGCGGACGGGGTGATGGTGGAGGACGACAAGGGCGGCGGCCGCTTCGAGCGCGCCACCCTGCGCCCGGTCGTGACCATCGCGCCGGGCGGCGATGCCGAGCTCGCGCGCGAGCTGCACCACGTGGCGCACGAGCGCTGCTTCATCGCCTGCTCGGTCAACTTCCCCGTCGCCAACGAGCCGGAGATCCGCGTCGCGGAGGCGGCGGAGACGGCGGAGACGGCGGGAGTCTGA
- a CDS encoding DUF1508 domain-containing protein, which produces MAAFTVYKDTAGEWRWTLTAGNNQKIANSGEGYRDRGDCMAAIELVKRDAPSAPVDTSS; this is translated from the coding sequence ATGGCCGCGTTCACCGTCTACAAGGACACCGCGGGCGAGTGGAGATGGACGCTCACCGCCGGCAACAACCAGAAGATCGCCAACTCCGGCGAGGGCTACCGGGACCGCGGCGACTGCATGGCCGCGATCGAGCTCGTGAAGCGCGACGCGCCTTCCGCGCCCGTCGACACGTCGTCGTAG
- a CDS encoding class I SAM-dependent methyltransferase yields MAHAQREYLPAAGKHWRLPFYDLVARLLGADGARRVLLEHAEIRPGERVLDIGCGTGTLAVEIARQPGVEVVGLDPDPGALAIARRKAERAGAAIAFDQGFADELPYPDASFDHVTSSLMFHHLPRDAREPTLREVRRVLKPGGRFHLLDFDGPSVAHGSFIARKIHGGKMMRDNAQARVLDYLRAAGFGDARVVGTRDTWAASMAFYRARRPGD; encoded by the coding sequence ATGGCTCACGCGCAGAGGGAGTACCTGCCCGCGGCGGGAAAGCACTGGCGGCTGCCGTTCTACGACCTCGTCGCCCGGCTGCTGGGCGCGGACGGCGCGCGGCGCGTGCTGCTGGAGCACGCGGAGATCCGTCCCGGCGAGCGCGTGCTGGACATCGGCTGCGGCACCGGCACACTGGCGGTGGAGATCGCGCGGCAACCCGGCGTGGAGGTCGTCGGGCTCGATCCCGATCCCGGCGCGCTGGCCATCGCGCGGCGGAAGGCGGAGCGCGCGGGCGCCGCCATCGCCTTCGACCAGGGCTTCGCGGACGAGCTGCCGTACCCGGACGCGTCGTTCGACCACGTGACGTCGTCGCTCATGTTCCACCATCTCCCCCGCGATGCGCGCGAGCCCACGCTGCGCGAGGTGCGGCGCGTGCTGAAGCCCGGGGGCCGCTTCCACCTGCTGGACTTCGACGGGCCGAGCGTGGCCCACGGCAGCTTCATCGCGCGGAAGATCCACGGGGGCAAGATGATGCGCGACAACGCCCAGGCGCGCGTGCTCGATTACCTGCGCGCGGCGGGATTCGGGGACGCGCGCGTCGTCGGCACGCGCGACACGTGGGCCGCGAGCATGGCGTTCTACCGGGCGCGGCGGCCGGGCGATTGA
- a CDS encoding GNAT family N-acetyltransferase — protein MPRIRLATGGDAAAMHAIYAPIVAETHISFEWAPPSVAEIRGRIEEGLAGGHPWLVYEDGGEPLAYASASRHRARAAYRWSAETSIYVGEAARGRGIGRVLYRALLRVIALQGYRGAFAGIALPNPASVALHRALGFEELGVFRRIGYKAGAWRDVLWMQLPLGDEDSPPREPLTLAAASRLPEWADALALGAGPDRGHPGPRAGPGG, from the coding sequence ATGCCGCGCATCCGCCTGGCGACGGGAGGCGACGCCGCCGCGATGCACGCCATCTACGCCCCCATCGTCGCGGAGACGCACATCTCCTTCGAGTGGGCGCCGCCGAGCGTGGCGGAGATCCGCGGGAGGATCGAGGAGGGGCTCGCGGGCGGGCATCCGTGGCTGGTCTACGAGGACGGCGGCGAGCCGCTCGCGTACGCGTCCGCCAGCCGGCACCGGGCGCGCGCGGCGTACCGCTGGTCGGCGGAGACGTCGATCTACGTGGGCGAGGCCGCGCGCGGGCGGGGGATCGGCCGCGTGCTGTACCGCGCGCTCCTGCGCGTGATCGCGCTGCAGGGCTATCGCGGCGCGTTCGCGGGAATCGCGCTGCCGAACCCGGCGAGCGTGGCGCTGCACCGCGCGCTCGGGTTCGAGGAGCTCGGCGTCTTCCGCCGCATCGGCTACAAGGCCGGCGCGTGGCGCGACGTGCTCTGGATGCAACTCCCCCTCGGTGACGAGGATTCGCCGCCGCGCGAGCCGCTCACCCTCGCCGCCGCCTCGCGCCTGCCGGAGTGGGCCGACGCGCTCGCCCTCGGCGCGGGTCCGGACCGGGGTCATCCCGGGCCTCGCGCGGGCCCGGGCGGGTGA
- a CDS encoding GNAT family N-acetyltransferase: MIEMDHPAAAILRPLVIAGEAPVREAVTDEDILATREVMLQLRPHIAPDDYLPRVRRMMETDGYHLAAGVEDGVVRAVAGFRLMEMLYCGRILYVDDLVTDEAARSAGWGERMLEWLRWRAAGEGCDALHLDSGTHRNRAHRFYFRQGMTITAFHFADQL, translated from the coding sequence ATGATCGAGATGGACCATCCCGCTGCGGCCATCCTGCGCCCGCTGGTGATCGCCGGCGAGGCGCCGGTGCGCGAGGCGGTGACCGACGAGGACATCCTGGCCACGCGCGAGGTGATGCTGCAGTTGCGCCCGCACATCGCGCCCGACGACTACCTGCCGCGCGTGCGGCGGATGATGGAGACGGACGGCTACCACCTGGCCGCGGGCGTCGAGGACGGCGTGGTGCGGGCCGTGGCCGGGTTCCGGCTGATGGAGATGCTGTACTGCGGCCGCATCCTGTACGTCGACGACCTGGTCACGGACGAGGCGGCGCGGTCGGCGGGGTGGGGCGAGCGGATGCTGGAGTGGCTGCGGTGGCGCGCCGCGGGGGAGGGGTGCGACGCGCTGCACCTGGACAGCGGCACGCACCGCAACCGCGCGCACCGCTTCTACTTCCGCCAGGGGATGACGATCACCGCCTTCCACTTTGCCGATCAGCTGTAG